From the Desulfonispora thiosulfatigenes DSM 11270 genome, one window contains:
- a CDS encoding LutC/YkgG family protein: MKMTLDKKVDWTKSLPKDSGTEELFQEFKEKAEALTVKVINVKTAAEAEASILKEITEEKAKIVCAVKSMELVNIQNIQEKAKKSGVDFSLEIDRDIIEKAQIGISEFDLGIADLGTIVQDADDVQKRLVSTLPPIHIAVLQKKAIVDTLQSSLEVINKTYNGNPSNFIAYVTGPSKTSDIERVLTIGVHGPGKLIVVVIDQ, from the coding sequence ATGAAGATGACGCTAGATAAAAAGGTAGATTGGACTAAAAGCCTTCCAAAAGATTCTGGAACAGAGGAATTATTTCAAGAATTTAAAGAAAAGGCGGAAGCATTAACGGTAAAAGTGATTAATGTTAAAACTGCAGCTGAAGCTGAAGCGAGTATTTTAAAAGAAATTACAGAAGAAAAAGCTAAAATTGTATGCGCAGTCAAAAGTATGGAATTAGTTAATATCCAAAACATACAGGAAAAGGCTAAAAAGTCAGGGGTGGACTTTTCTTTAGAGATAGATCGAGATATTATAGAAAAGGCGCAAATTGGTATTTCGGAGTTTGATTTAGGTATAGCAGATTTAGGGACTATTGTGCAGGATGCTGATGATGTGCAAAAAAGACTAGTTTCTACCTTACCACCGATTCACATAGCTGTTTTACAGAAGAAGGCTATTGTCGATACTTTGCAATCCTCACTAGAGGTAATCAATAAAACTTATAATGGTAATCCATCAAACTTTATCGCTTATGTAACCGGACCAAGTAAAACTAGTGATATTGAAAGAGTATTAACA